From Microbacterium invictum, the proteins below share one genomic window:
- a CDS encoding thymidine kinase, with product MAKLYFRYGAMNSGKSTALLQAAYNYEERGQHVLLAKPEIDTKGADRISSRLGVDRDVDFLIRPDDDVRALFAVHRRRVQDRAEDALIPESAATGARPDVACLLIDEAQFLTPAQVDDLLRIAVTDGIPVLAYGIRTDFQTRAFPGSARLLELAHTLEELKTICRCGRKALFNARLVGGRFVFDGDQVAIDELSADRVTYESMCARCYLEESAGRLR from the coding sequence GTGGCCAAACTGTACTTCCGCTACGGCGCGATGAACTCCGGGAAGTCCACGGCACTGCTGCAGGCGGCCTACAACTATGAAGAGCGCGGCCAGCACGTGCTGCTCGCGAAGCCGGAGATCGACACCAAGGGCGCCGACCGCATCTCGAGCCGGCTCGGTGTCGACCGCGACGTCGACTTCCTGATTCGTCCGGACGACGACGTGCGCGCGCTGTTCGCCGTGCACCGCCGCCGCGTGCAGGACCGCGCAGAAGACGCCCTCATCCCCGAGTCGGCTGCCACCGGAGCCCGCCCCGACGTGGCCTGCCTGCTGATCGACGAGGCGCAGTTCCTGACCCCCGCCCAGGTCGACGACCTGCTGCGGATCGCGGTGACCGACGGCATCCCCGTGCTCGCCTACGGCATCCGCACCGACTTCCAGACCCGCGCCTTTCCCGGGTCGGCGCGCCTCCTCGAACTCGCGCACACCCTCGAAGAGCTCAAGACCATCTGCCGCTGCGGCCGCAAAGCACTGTTCAACGCGCGCCTGGTCGGCGGGCGGTTCGTGTTCGACGGCGACCAGGTCGCGATCGACGAGCTGTCGGCCGACCGGGTCACGTACGAGTCGATGTGCGCACGCTGCTACCTGGAGGAGTCGGCCGGTCGTCTGCGCTGA
- a CDS encoding FadR/GntR family transcriptional regulator, translated as MADTPTPRAWRVVLEKIEQDLLDGTLTPGDHLAPERELAATLGVGRSSVREALRVLEVMGLIRTGTGSGPTSGAIIIATPAGGLAQFLRLQVAAQGFPIDDVVETRLLLEAWAVSHLAERDDTDLTAVRATLQALDATDLTREEFLALDAQFHTGLADAAGNQIVAATMNGLRSVIEGYVRTGAERIADWDEAARHLQEEHHHILDAIEDRDAETARARVRAHITGYLAATGLRG; from the coding sequence ATGGCCGACACACCCACCCCCCGCGCATGGCGCGTCGTGCTCGAGAAGATCGAGCAGGATCTCCTCGACGGCACGCTCACACCCGGCGATCACCTCGCACCCGAGCGCGAGCTGGCCGCCACCCTCGGCGTGGGCCGCTCCAGTGTCCGCGAGGCGCTGCGCGTGCTCGAGGTCATGGGACTCATCCGCACCGGCACCGGCTCCGGCCCGACCTCGGGGGCGATCATCATCGCGACGCCCGCGGGCGGCCTGGCGCAGTTCCTGCGACTGCAGGTCGCCGCACAGGGCTTCCCGATCGACGATGTCGTCGAGACCCGGCTGCTCCTCGAGGCCTGGGCCGTCAGCCACCTCGCCGAGCGGGACGACACCGACCTCACCGCGGTCCGCGCCACCCTGCAGGCGCTGGATGCCACCGACCTCACCCGCGAGGAGTTCCTCGCCCTCGATGCGCAGTTCCACACCGGCCTGGCCGATGCCGCGGGCAACCAGATCGTCGCGGCGACGATGAACGGCCTGCGGTCGGTGATCGAGGGCTACGTGCGCACCGGCGCCGAGCGGATCGCCGACTGGGATGAGGCTGCCCGCCACCTGCAGGAAGAACACCACCACATCCTCGATGCGATCGAGGACCGCGACGCCGAGACGGCGCGCGCCCGCGTTCGCGCGCACATCACCGGCTATCTGGCCGCGACCGGCCTGCG